A stretch of Camelina sativa cultivar DH55 chromosome 18, Cs, whole genome shotgun sequence DNA encodes these proteins:
- the LOC104760948 gene encoding E3 ubiquitin-protein ligase UPL1-like, whose protein sequence is MASEVEEQPKGPGPSSKVDEKYASFIRFSERHRKLLNAFIRQNPALLEKSFSLMLKVPRFIEFDNKRAYFRSKIKHQHDHHHSPLRISVRRAYILEDSYNQLRMRTTQELKGRLTVHFQGEEGIDAGGLTREWYQLLSRVIFDKGALLFTTVGNDSTFQPNPNSVYQTEHLSYFKFVGRVVGKALFDGQLLDVHFTRSFYKHILGVKVTYHDIEAIDPDYYKNLKWMLEHDISDVLDLTFSIDADEEKLILYEKTEVTDHELIPGGRNIKVTEENKHQYVDLVAEHRLTTAIRPQINAFLEGFSELILRDLISIFNDKELELLISGLPDIDLDDLRVNTEYSGYSPGSPVIQWFWEVVQGLSKEDKARLLQFVTGTSKVPLEGFSALQGISGAQKFQIHKAYGSANHLPSAHTCFNQLDLPEYPSKEHLQERLLLAIHEASEGFGFG, encoded by the exons ATGGCTTCTGAAGTTGAGGAACAGCCGAAGGGTCCAGGACCTAGCTCCAAGGTGGATGAGAAGTATGCGTCTTTTATCAGGTTTTCTGAAAGGCACAGGAAGCTTCTTAATGCTTTTATCAGACAAAATCCTGCTCTGCTTGAGAAGTCCTTTTCACTCATGCTGAAGGTCCCACGttttattgaatttgataaCAAACGTGCATACTTCAGATCAAAGATAAAGCACCAGCATGATCATCACCATAGCCCTTTGAGAATCTCTGTGAGAAGAGCATACATTCTTGAAGATTCATACAACCAATTGCGTATGAGGACAACTCAAGAACTGAAAGGTAGATTGACTGTTCATTTCCAAGGAGAAGAAGGTATTGATGCGGGTGGGCTTACTAGGGAATGGTATCAGTTGTTGTCAAGGGTTATTTTTGACAAAGGAGCTCTTCTGTTCACAACCGTTGGCAATGACTCAACCTTCCAACCAAATCCAAACTCTGTTTACCAGACAGAACACCTCTCCTACTTCAAATTTGTTGGTCGTGTT GTTGGAAAAGCTCTATTTGATGGGCAGCTCCTTGATGTCCATTTCACTCGTTCCTTTTACAAGCATATCTTGGGAGTTAAGGTTACATACCACGATATTGAAGCCATAGATCCCGATTACTATAAAAACCTGAAATGGATGCTGGAG CATGATATTAGCGATGTCTTAGATCTCACTTTTAGCATTGACGCTGACGAGGAGAAGCTGATACTGTATGAAAAAACGGAG GTTACTGACCATGAATTAATCCCTGGAGGTCGGAACATTAAAGTTACTGAGGAGAATAAGCATCAATATGTTGACTTAGTTGCCGAGCATCGATTAACCACCGCCATCCGTCCTCAGATAAATGCATTCCTAGAAGGGTTTAGTGAACTTATCCTAAGAGATCTAATATCCATTTTCAATGACAAGGAATTGGAGTTATTAATTAGTGGTCTTCCTGATATCGACT TGGATGACCTGAGGGTGAATACAGAATATTCTGGGTACAGTCCTGGATCCCCCGTTATTCAGTGGTTCTGGGAGGTTGTTCAGGGATTGAGCAAAGAAGACAAAGCCCGTCTACTGCAGTTTGTAACTGGAACCTCCAAg GTTCCTCTGGAAGGATTTAGTGCCCTACAAGGAATCTCAGGCGCACAGAAATTTCAAATCCACAAGGCATATGGAAGTGCAAATCACTTGCCGTCTGCGCATACCTG TTTCAATCAGTTAGATCTACCAGAGTACCCGTCTAAGGAACATCTGCAGGAGAGGCTACTGCTTGCGATCCATGAAGCTAGCGAAGGATTCGGCTTTGGTTAA